One stretch of Sander lucioperca isolate FBNREF2018 chromosome 13, SLUC_FBN_1.2, whole genome shotgun sequence DNA includes these proteins:
- the rps29 gene encoding 40S ribosomal protein S29, with protein MGHQQLYWSHPRKFGQGSRSCRVCSNRHGLIRKYGLNMCRQCFRQYAKDIGFVKLD; from the exons ATGGGCCATCAGCAGCTCTATTGGAGTCACCCCAGAAAATTCGGACAGGGATCCCGATCCTG CCGAGTATGCTCGAACAGACATGGTCTGATCCGTAAATACGGGCTCAACATGTGCCGCCAGTGCTTCAGGCAGTACGCTAAAGACATCGGCTTCGTCAAG CTGGACTAA